From the Mammaliicoccus sciuri genome, the window AATGAAATACATTTATTTATATAAAGAATTTGTTAATTTATTGAAATGAGGATAAATAAATGAGTGTTAAACAAATATTCAAAGATAATGAGCCAATTTTTCAAGATCAGACGAAGTATGTGTTCTTGAAGTCGTGTTTGCTCATTATAATATGTATGGGTGCTTATACATCGATTGCGTTAGCTAGCAATTGGTTCATAGTATTAATAGGGTGTGTATTCTTTATGTTGTTACTTTATTTAATACATAGATTCCAATTACAGCTTATTAAATTTGAAGCTTTAAAGAAAGAAGATATCATTTATACCTTTAGTACATTAGGTATAGCACTTATTATGTATTGGACTATAGCGTCAATTATAGGACAACCACAAAATCAAATGGAAGTATATAAAGATTTAAATACTTTACCTCTATACATATCTATTATTATATTTGTAATACTAGGACCAATATTTGAAGAGCTTATATTTAGAGGTTTCATGCTAAAAGGGATATTTAAAGGACATCTATTAATAGGATATATCGTATCTAGCGTACTATTTGGATTGTCACATGGACCATCAAGTATAGGTGAGTTTATCATTTACTTTGGAATAGGATTATTATTTGGCGCACTTTATTTAAAGACTAACCGATTAGAAGTAGCCATAGTAGCGCATGGATTAAATAATCTAGTACATATTCTTATATATTTAGTGTTTTTTAATTAGATATCGTGCGCTCATCATTTAAAAAATAAAGCTGGAGACATCTGTTGTTAAAGATGTTTCCAGCTTTTTCAATATAATTAAATTTACTGTATGGTTTCGGTCATTTTAGATGTTAAATCTAATATGGATGTTTGATTGAGTGTATCAATAATTTGTTGATCTACTTGTGTGTAAACATCATCTAATGCAGACTGTATATTTTGTCCGACGATACAATCTGGATTTGTGTCTTGATGAATTTTAGCGAAATGTTCTTCATCTTGAATAAGTTTATAAACGTCGCCTAATAAGATTTGATCTGCTGATTGAGCAAGTCGATAGCCTGATTTACCTTGTTGGCTTTCGATTAAGTTACCATTTCTTAAATATTTACATATTTTTCTTACAAGTGTAGGGTTACTATTAATGCTACCTGCTATAAATTTACTAGATGTAGGTTCTTTGTTCACAGATATTAATGATAATATATGAATTGCAACTGATATTTGTGTATTCACGCTTTTCACCTCTTAGATTCCTTATTTATTATAACTTTGAGAGATGAGAATTGCGATAGTAAATGCGTATTATTTTGATAATACTGAAATTCTTTCTTGGATATGGTTACCTTCAGTTGCTTCATCTACTAATGCAATGGCGTAATCAGCATAGCTTATTTTACTTTCACCTTTATCGTTTAGTGTGAAGACTTCCCCAGCTAAAATATATTCTCCAGTTCTTTCTCCATCAGCTATAAATTCTGCTGCAGGACTTATAAATGTCCAACGTACGTCATCTCTTTTACGAAGGTCTACAAGTGCTTTACCTTGAGCTATTGCAAGTGGTTTATATACTTCTGGAAAATCAGGTGTATCGAATAGTTGGTTTTCTAATTGATCATCAACGAATAAACTACCAGCGCCTCCGATTATAATTAATCGTGTGTTTGTGTTTGATAAAATATCACTTAAATGTTGAATAGAGTCTTGGTGTAAATGAAGTTTGTCTTCTCTAATTTCACCGAAAGCATCTACAACAACATCGAATTGTGTTAAGTCTTCAGTTGTTAAATCAAATATATCTTTAATAATAGATTGTGTTGCCACTGTTTTATTTTCGTTACGAACGATGGCTGTTACATCTAATCCTCTGTTAATTGCTTCTTCTGTAATTAATTTACCTGCTTTACCGTTTGCTGCTATAACACCTATTTTCATTTTACACAACCTCTTTCTTGTATTTAATATAGATACAAGTTGAGTATAATATGTATATCTGGTTTTGTCAAAAGTTTTGTGTATAAAAAAACTGCTATGTGGAAATCCACATAGCAGATGTTTGTTTATTTATTCTTACCACCAGTTGTTAGCTTGACGGAAAGCAATTGCAGCTTCGATTGAACCGTAACGTTCTTTAGCATAGTTGATCATGCCTTTAGTTTGTTCAGTAACACTACCTGTACCCCAAGATTCTTTAGTTTGACCAAGACCTCTGTAGCCAAGTTCATTTACGGCATTTGGGTTGCCGCTAGATTCAGGCATTACGATGTTATCCCATAATGCTTTTGTACCGCCAGCAGCGATAAACTCTTTATATACTTCACTTGTATTAGATGAATCAGTTGATTCTGTAGTTTGAGTTGCTTGAGTCGGTTGAGAGACTTGTGTAGTTGTATAGTTATAGTTTGTATTTTGATTAGAGTAGTTTGTATATTCACTTGCATCTGCTTGAGCGCCAAATCCAGAAGCAATAATTCCTGCTGCAGCTGTTGTTGCAAATAATAATTTCTTCATAAATAAATTTCCTCCATGTGCTATTTAAAGCATTTATAAATTTTGTATATTTATTACTTCATACACTCTAACATCATTTTTGATATCATAGGTTACAGGAGAATAAAAATAAAATTTCTTTTATGACAGTCAGATTAAAAAGATAATAGGCATATGACAAGTTGTAATTTGAAACGTTTACAGTAACTTTATAGAAATAGAGGTGTAAGATTATGGAAAGAATTAAGCTTAAGATGATTAGAAATCATTTAGACAACATACCTGAATATGAATTACCAGAGGGCTACTCAATTAGAATGTTTGAAGAAGGGGACGAACGTCTTTGGGCAGAAGTTGAAACTGCTGCAGGAGAATTTTCAAATATTGATGAAGCATTGCAAAGGTTTCATAAAGAATTTGGCACTCATATAGAAGAAATGAAATATAGATGTTTATTTATTGAAAATGCATCAGGTGACGTAATAGGGACGACGACAGCATGGTTCGGTCAATTACCTTTAACAGACTCACATTTAGGTAGAATACATTTTGTAGCCATTAAGCCGGAATATCAAGGTAAGAAATTATCAAAGCCATTATTAAGTGCTGCGCTTAACAAAATAATTGAGCTTGGTCACAAAGAAGTGTATTTAACGACACAAACAACCAGTTATCCAGCAATTAATATGTATTTAAATTATGGTTTTGAACCATATGATCCAGACAACTCGGATCAAAAAGGTTGGTTGATGATGGAAGATATATTAAATAGGAAGTTAAATGTATAAAAAATGCCCCTATACCATAATTCCCGTGGTATAGGGGCTATTAATATGGATGCATTAATAAGTACTTAAAATTGCATAAGTACTATCTATATAAGGTGTTGTTAAATTGTTTTTTTGGCTAATTTTGTAGATATAACCTTGTATAAATGCTGTTTCTAAAGGTCTTTCACTTATCATGTCGTAATACATACTTGTACCCATATCATCAGGGTATCCTTCATAAATTTTCATTATGCTCTCTTCAAAATCATCATCAAAATAAATACCTTCAGCTTTAGCGACACGGTTACCTTCAACTAATAAGTTGTAACAAAGTGAATGTATTTGATTGTGTTTAAGTACACGAGCTGGTTGTCTCGTAAGAGCAGTTACCGTGTTAATACCTAAATTGACGATTAATTTATACCAAACGTGTTGATCATAATCTTCGAGACATTCAATATTAAGTAAACTATCTTCGGTTAAACTTTTAATATCTAATGTGTGCGCATGAATAGGTAATCTTAAAGTCCAATCTCTAAAATGCGTGACGACGTTATTTTCTTTTTGTCCACTTATATATACGACAGCATGAAATTTGTGCGGGTGATCAATTTTTTCTAACTGTCCATATCCATTTTGAGTTAAAATAATAACGCTATTAGCATGTAGGATATGATGAAGATACGGGATGATTGCGTCGAGTTGCGTTGCTTTAACAGCAATAAATAAAATATCTACTTTTTCATGTGCATCTTCTAAAGATTGAACGGGAAATGAATGTTGCACATCGTGATTGTATTCTTGGAAATAGACAGTTGAATTTGATCTTCCAAACAGCGTAACATCAAGGTTTGATTGCGTTAAAGCAAATGTAATGGCTGTACCCACAGCGCCAGGACCGATTATTCCAAACTTTTTCATTTATTATTTTCCTTTCAATGTTAATATATACATAATAACAAATAAAAGAAGGTGGTACGGGATGAAAACCATTAAACAATTGTTGTCCATGAAAGAACAAAAAGAAAAAATATCCATGATTACAGCATACGATTATCCAAGTGCTAAACAAGCAGAAGCAGCAGGTATAGACACTATTTTAGTAGGCGATTCTTTAGGAATGGTTGTGTTGGGCTACGATAGTACAGTCGAAGTGACAATGGAAGATATGATACATCATGCGAAAGCTGTTAGAAGAGGTGCACCAGAAAGTTACGTAATCGTTGACGTACCTTTTGGAGCAGTCGGTATTGATCATACAACGGATATGAAAAATGCGATTCAATTGTATAAAGATACTAAAGCGAACGCTGTGAAAATCGAAGGTGTGCATACGACATTGATCCAAGGCTGTACTCAAATTGGTGTGCCAGTCGTATCTCATTTAGGCTTAACACCTCAAAGTGTCGGCATTACAGGTTATAAA encodes:
- a CDS encoding Rrf2 family transcriptional regulator, coding for MNTQISVAIHILSLISVNKEPTSSKFIAGSINSNPTLVRKICKYLRNGNLIESQQGKSGYRLAQSADQILLGDVYKLIQDEEHFAKIHQDTNPDCIVGQNIQSALDDVYTQVDQQIIDTLNQTSILDLTSKMTETIQ
- a CDS encoding NAD(P)-dependent oxidoreductase, which encodes MKIGVIAANGKAGKLITEEAINRGLDVTAIVRNENKTVATQSIIKDIFDLTTEDLTQFDVVVDAFGEIREDKLHLHQDSIQHLSDILSNTNTRLIIIGGAGSLFVDDQLENQLFDTPDFPEVYKPLAIAQGKALVDLRKRDDVRWTFISPAAEFIADGERTGEYILAGEVFTLNDKGESKISYADYAIALVDEATEGNHIQERISVLSK
- the panB gene encoding 3-methyl-2-oxobutanoate hydroxymethyltransferase produces the protein MKTIKQLLSMKEQKEKISMITAYDYPSAKQAEAAGIDTILVGDSLGMVVLGYDSTVEVTMEDMIHHAKAVRRGAPESYVIVDVPFGAVGIDHTTDMKNAIQLYKDTKANAVKIEGVHTTLIQGCTQIGVPVVSHLGLTPQSVGITGYKLQASSKREAEQLIEDAKAVEQAGAVMLVLEAIPSDLAEVITEQLTIPVIGIGAGKGTDGQVLVYHDLLNYGSEHIAKFVKQYGDFSNGVDALKAYHEEVKSGAFPSEAHTYKKKVMGETE
- a CDS encoding oxidoreductase is translated as MKKFGIIGPGAVGTAITFALTQSNLDVTLFGRSNSTVYFQEYNHDVQHSFPVQSLEDAHEKVDILFIAVKATQLDAIIPYLHHILHANSVIILTQNGYGQLEKIDHPHKFHAVVYISGQKENNVVTHFRDWTLRLPIHAHTLDIKSLTEDSLLNIECLEDYDQHVWYKLIVNLGINTVTALTRQPARVLKHNQIHSLCYNLLVEGNRVAKAEGIYFDDDFEESIMKIYEGYPDDMGTSMYYDMISERPLETAFIQGYIYKISQKNNLTTPYIDSTYAILSTY
- a CDS encoding aggregation-promoting factor C-terminal-like domain-containing protein → MKKLLFATTAAAGIIASGFGAQADASEYTNYSNQNTNYNYTTTQVSQPTQATQTTESTDSSNTSEVYKEFIAAGGTKALWDNIVMPESSGNPNAVNELGYRGLGQTKESWGTGSVTEQTKGMINYAKERYGSIEAAIAFRQANNWW
- a CDS encoding GNAT family N-acetyltransferase produces the protein MERIKLKMIRNHLDNIPEYELPEGYSIRMFEEGDERLWAEVETAAGEFSNIDEALQRFHKEFGTHIEEMKYRCLFIENASGDVIGTTTAWFGQLPLTDSHLGRIHFVAIKPEYQGKKLSKPLLSAALNKIIELGHKEVYLTTQTTSYPAINMYLNYGFEPYDPDNSDQKGWLMMEDILNRKLNV
- a CDS encoding CPBP family intramembrane glutamic endopeptidase, yielding MSVKQIFKDNEPIFQDQTKYVFLKSCLLIIICMGAYTSIALASNWFIVLIGCVFFMLLLYLIHRFQLQLIKFEALKKEDIIYTFSTLGIALIMYWTIASIIGQPQNQMEVYKDLNTLPLYISIIIFVILGPIFEELIFRGFMLKGIFKGHLLIGYIVSSVLFGLSHGPSSIGEFIIYFGIGLLFGALYLKTNRLEVAIVAHGLNNLVHILIYLVFFN